From the genome of Vicia villosa cultivar HV-30 ecotype Madison, WI linkage group LG2, Vvil1.0, whole genome shotgun sequence, one region includes:
- the LOC131653172 gene encoding dehydration-responsive element-binding protein 1E-like: MFPTNNPSTSSQPSSSKPSTLEISMEVPVFNEEVRLAASTPKKRAGRKKFKETRHPVFRGVRRRNLDKWVCEMREPNKKTKIWLGTFPTAEMAARAHDVAALALRGCNACLNFADSAWRLPVPATTATKDLQKTAAQAAEAFRPDKIFISNKVLTTNDIDTAVATSAATEEQLMFCMEEDEEKEVLNIPDSLRNMALLSPTHSLGHEFEYQDINTDFEDVELSLWSFSL, encoded by the coding sequence ATGTTTCCAACTAACAACCCCTCCACTTCCTCACAACCCAGTTCTTCAAAACCTTCAACTTTAGAAATCTCTATGGAGGTGCCAGTTTTCAACGAGGAGGTGCGATTAGCTGCGAGTACACCGAAGAAGCGTGCAGGGAGGAAGAAGTTCAAGGAGACTCGCCACCCAGTGTTCAGGGGTGTGAGAAGGAGGAATTTAGATAAGTGGGTGTGTGAAATGAGAGAGCCTAACAAGAAGACTAAAATTTGGCTAGGAACTTTTCCGACGGCCGAGATGGCAGCCCGAGCCCATGATGTTGCAGCCTTGGCATTGAGAGGTTGCAACGCCTGTCTCAACTTTGCAGACTCGGCCTGGCGACTCCCTGTTCCTGCCACTACTGCAACAAAAGATTTACAAAAGACAGCTGCACAAGCTGCCGAGGCTTTCAGACCAGATAAGATTTTCATATCAAATAAGGTTTTAACCACTAATGATATTGACACTGCTGTAGCCACCTCCGCTGCCACAGAGGAGCAGCTTATGTTTTgtatggaagaagatgaagagaaggAAGTGTTGAACATTCCAGATTCATTAAGGAATATGGCGCTGCTGTCTCCAACACATAGTTTGGGGCATGAGTTTGAGTATCAAGATATTAATACAGACTTTGAAGATGTTGAGTTGTCACTATGGAGTTTTTCTCTTTGA